Proteins co-encoded in one Uloborus diversus isolate 005 chromosome 9, Udiv.v.3.1, whole genome shotgun sequence genomic window:
- the LOC129229712 gene encoding complement factor H-like produces the protein MGKYVTEKWRLHFKKSRIGSRVIENEEQILRCDPGYFIAGKTTEENNVSCLDGKWSEDFTCVSSGCATDPPPTKNGNTHTKRDFHGGTVTYICNTLFSKDNFTNCKDVYL, from the exons ATGGGAAAATACGTGACAGAGAAATGGAGgttgcattttaaaaaa AGTCGCATCGGAAGCAGAGTgatcgaaaatgaagaacagatATTACGATGCGATCCGGGCTATTTTATCGCTGGGAAGACCACTGAAGAGAACAATGTTTCTTGCTTGGACGGTAAATGGTCAGAGGATTTCACCTGCGTATCAt CCGGCTGTGCAACAGATCCTCCTCCGACGAAAAACGGAAACACTCACACAAAGAGGGACTTTCACGGCGGAACTGTTACGTATATCTGCAATACCCTGTTCTCGAAG